A window of Streptomyces armeniacus contains these coding sequences:
- a CDS encoding FAD-dependent oxidoreductase, with amino-acid sequence MRAPATNSDPLLQPFRLKHLTLRNRVVSTSHEPAFGEDGLPKDRYRAYHLEKARGGVGLTMIGGSAVVSPDSPPSFGNLLLYRDEIVPWLRRLADDVHGAGAAVMCQVTHLGRRTSNHSGDWLPLVAASPLREPAHRAFPKAAEAWDLDRITADYAAAAVRCRDGGLDGIELQSYGHFLDSFLSPATNHRDDEFGGDLRHRMAFPRRVIRAVREAVGPDFVVGIRMALDEAQPGGLVFDEAMAAAEQFSADGIDFISAIRGSIESDAALSRTIPSIGTPLGPFLEFTGEVRRRLDIPVMHAARVADPATARHALREGLLDLVGMTRAQIAEPHLVAKIAAGDEERIRPCVGASYCLDAIYDSGDTKCIHNPATGRELRIPHTIPRTGGRRRKAVVVGGGPAGLEAARVLGERGHDVVLFEAGDRPGGQIRLAARNPRRHDLLGIVDWRVAECKHLGTDLRLGAYAEAGDVLDEHPDLVIVATGGMPNRSFLTEGEDLVADTWDVMSGELRPRGGSDVLVYDDHGGHPAMDAAEVLAPYGARLEYVTPERTLAPDVGSMNSPAYLRAFTEHGVTVTLARRLRSVRRDGAGRLTATLYSEYAGTESERAVDHVVVEHGTLPNDELYTALLPGSRNLGEVDHRALLAYEEQRVVRHEAGGYQLFRIGDAVTSRNIHAAVYDALRLCLPV; translated from the coding sequence GTGCGAGCACCGGCAACGAACTCCGATCCCCTCCTCCAGCCGTTCCGGCTGAAGCACCTCACCCTGCGCAACCGCGTGGTCAGCACGTCCCACGAGCCCGCTTTCGGGGAGGACGGACTGCCCAAGGACCGTTACCGCGCCTACCACTTGGAGAAGGCCCGCGGCGGCGTCGGCCTCACGATGATCGGGGGCTCCGCGGTCGTCTCCCCCGACAGCCCGCCCTCGTTCGGCAATCTGCTGCTGTACCGGGACGAGATCGTGCCGTGGCTCCGCAGGCTCGCCGACGACGTACACGGCGCCGGTGCGGCCGTCATGTGCCAGGTCACCCACCTGGGGCGGCGTACGAGCAACCACTCCGGCGACTGGCTGCCGCTGGTCGCCGCGTCCCCGCTGCGCGAGCCCGCGCACCGCGCGTTCCCCAAGGCGGCGGAGGCGTGGGACCTGGACCGGATCACCGCCGACTACGCGGCCGCGGCCGTACGCTGCCGGGACGGCGGCCTGGACGGCATCGAACTGCAGTCGTACGGCCACTTCCTCGACAGCTTCCTGTCCCCGGCGACGAACCACCGCGACGACGAGTTCGGCGGCGACCTCCGGCACCGTATGGCGTTCCCCCGCCGGGTGATCCGCGCCGTACGCGAGGCCGTCGGCCCGGACTTCGTCGTCGGCATCCGCATGGCGCTCGACGAGGCACAGCCGGGTGGGCTCGTCTTCGACGAGGCGATGGCCGCGGCCGAGCAGTTCAGCGCGGACGGCATCGACTTCATCAGCGCGATACGCGGGTCGATCGAGAGCGACGCGGCGCTGTCGCGGACGATCCCGTCCATCGGCACTCCGCTCGGCCCGTTCCTGGAGTTCACCGGAGAGGTACGGCGCCGGCTCGACATCCCCGTCATGCACGCGGCACGCGTCGCCGACCCGGCCACCGCGCGGCACGCCCTGCGCGAGGGGCTGCTGGACCTGGTCGGCATGACCCGGGCACAGATCGCCGAGCCGCACCTGGTCGCCAAGATCGCGGCGGGTGACGAGGAGCGCATCCGGCCCTGCGTCGGGGCGAGTTACTGCCTGGACGCGATCTACGACTCCGGGGACACCAAGTGCATCCACAACCCGGCGACCGGCCGCGAGCTGCGGATCCCGCACACCATCCCCCGTACCGGCGGCCGCCGCAGGAAGGCCGTCGTCGTCGGCGGGGGCCCCGCAGGCCTGGAGGCCGCACGCGTGCTGGGTGAACGCGGCCACGACGTCGTGCTGTTCGAGGCGGGCGACCGGCCCGGCGGGCAGATCCGGCTCGCCGCACGCAACCCCCGCCGCCACGATTTGCTCGGCATCGTCGACTGGCGGGTCGCGGAGTGCAAGCACCTCGGCACCGACCTGCGCCTGGGGGCGTACGCCGAGGCCGGTGACGTACTCGACGAACATCCCGACCTCGTCATCGTCGCCACCGGAGGCATGCCCAACCGCTCGTTCCTCACGGAAGGAGAGGACCTGGTCGCCGACACCTGGGACGTGATGTCCGGCGAGCTGCGCCCGCGCGGCGGCAGCGACGTACTCGTCTACGACGACCACGGCGGCCACCCCGCGATGGACGCCGCCGAGGTCCTCGCCCCGTACGGCGCCCGGCTGGAGTACGTGACGCCGGAACGCACCCTGGCGCCCGATGTCGGCAGCATGAACTCCCCGGCCTATCTGCGGGCGTTCACCGAGCACGGCGTGACCGTCACCCTCGCGCGGCGCCTGCGCTCGGTACGGCGCGACGGGGCCGGCCGGCTCACCGCGACCCTGTACAGCGAGTACGCCGGGACCGAGAGCGAACGCGCCGTCGACCACGTCGTGGTCGAGCACGGCACGCTCCCCAACGACGAGCTGTACACCGCCCTGCTCCCCGGGTCCCGCAACCTCGGCGAGGTCGACCACCGCGCCCTGCTCGCGTACGAGGAGCAGCGGGTCGTACGCCACGAGGCGGGCGGCTACCAGCTGTTCCGCATCGGTGACGCCGTCACCAGCCGCAACATCCACGCCGCGGTGTACGACGCCCTGCGGCTGTGCCTCCCGGTCTGA
- a CDS encoding hybrid-cluster NAD(P)-dependent oxidoreductase, which produces MTTATMTAAGSPAAWGDGTLVCRRIHDVTADVKTFVFEPAEPRLFRHDPGQFLTLALDIGGLRVERCYTISSAPTRPDLITITVKRVPGGLVSNWLHDRLAPGGTVWATGPLGRFSFTWHPAPAYLFLSAGSGVTPLMSMTRTLYDLAHPVDVVFVHSARSFDDVIFRQELDFIAATASHIRVRHVLDDRGEQLDARTLREAAPDFADREVFTCGPAGYMAAVRRMLTAEGCDMSRYHEESFDFGQLPAAGPVPDADAETDAEAEPETEPGTGTGTGFKVELARSGRTIECDAETPVLAAAARAGITLPASCAQGICGTCKTTLLEGSVDMRHGGGIRPREIADNKILLCCAKPRGDLVVDA; this is translated from the coding sequence ATGACGACAGCGACCATGACGGCCGCCGGCTCCCCGGCCGCCTGGGGCGACGGGACGCTGGTGTGCAGGCGGATCCACGACGTCACCGCCGACGTGAAGACCTTCGTGTTCGAGCCCGCCGAACCCCGGCTCTTCCGGCACGACCCCGGCCAGTTCCTCACCCTCGCCCTCGACATCGGCGGCCTGCGCGTCGAGCGCTGCTACACCATCTCGTCCGCGCCGACCCGCCCCGACCTCATCACGATCACGGTGAAGCGCGTACCGGGCGGCCTGGTCTCCAACTGGCTCCACGACCGTCTGGCACCGGGCGGCACGGTGTGGGCGACGGGGCCGCTCGGCCGGTTCTCGTTCACCTGGCATCCGGCGCCCGCGTATCTGTTCCTGTCGGCGGGCAGCGGCGTCACGCCGCTGATGTCGATGACACGGACGCTGTACGACCTGGCGCACCCCGTGGACGTCGTGTTCGTCCACAGCGCCCGGAGCTTCGACGACGTCATCTTCCGCCAGGAGCTGGACTTCATCGCGGCGACGGCGTCACACATCCGCGTGAGGCACGTCCTCGACGACCGCGGGGAACAGCTGGACGCTCGTACGCTGCGCGAGGCCGCCCCCGACTTCGCCGATCGCGAGGTCTTCACGTGCGGGCCTGCGGGGTACATGGCGGCCGTACGGCGGATGCTCACGGCCGAGGGCTGCGACATGTCCCGCTACCACGAGGAGAGCTTCGACTTCGGCCAACTGCCCGCCGCCGGGCCCGTACCCGACGCCGACGCCGAAACCGACGCCGAAGCGGAACCCGAAACGGAGCCCGGCACCGGCACCGGCACCGGCTTCAAGGTCGAACTGGCCCGCAGCGGACGCACCATAGAGTGCGACGCGGAGACACCCGTCCTGGCCGCCGCCGCCCGCGCGGGAATCACCCTTCCCGCCTCGTGCGCGCAGGGCATCTGCGGCACGTGCAAGACCACCCTGCTGGAGGGCTCCGTCGACATGCGGCATGGCGGCGGCATCAGGCCCCGCGAAATCGCCGACAACAAGATCCTGCTGTGCTGTGCGAAGCCGCGGGGCGATCTGGTCGTCGACGCGTGA
- a CDS encoding glycoside hydrolase family 20 zincin-like fold domain-containing protein, with product MWLRLLDSAWGELLQIIANGCFLMDTSDGRSERLLVRAALDALPVRPGPRLLPGGLRVGFSLAEAAREPRWGRIPVAARDEAVVEWHRSGPLPPSSAAAPADSRPAPADAPVTTAVDPALPAQGYRLRTGPDGVSIRHRDPAGLRYALHTLDQLRASPDFGGTGYDIADHPDFERRGFLLDISRDRVPTRRTLARWVEILALARFNQFELYTEHTYAFRDHRQVWQDASPLTADDLRWLDARCTAAGIDLVVNQNTFGHMERFLAHPPYAHRAENPDGFERGGAHRPPSTLAPTADNAAFTHGLLTELTAHVRAKRLNIGADEPFELGTGRSRDRARRDGLGTVYFDYVTAVLRPWLDAGYTVQFWADVFAHHPELLDRVPHGAVPVVWQYDAPRHAVEVMDADGAEAAAWRQRGTELERLRDGFAAHGRLLGDAGLPYWVAPGAGNWNGVLGRLDNAVENMADAAEAGLAHGASGYLLTSWGDNGMWDAPSVAFGPAVFGGAASWCLDTNRDLDLGAVLDDHVLLDAAGLAGRTLVRLGGVYRLLGVPLLNGSPVARALFPDPSLPLPDLPTPAALDAAAAALAESRRDLSATEPAAQDGDIVVRELLHATALAEFAVDVLRARTAAGPGADADAIPAATARRLLRRLDPLLTEQRACWLLRSRPGGLDDSLTRIAPLRRQLLRAAHG from the coding sequence GTGTGGCTGCGCCTACTGGACAGCGCTTGGGGCGAACTGCTGCAGATCATCGCCAACGGCTGCTTCCTGATGGACACCTCGGACGGCCGTTCCGAACGGCTGCTGGTCCGCGCCGCGCTCGACGCCCTGCCCGTACGGCCCGGACCGCGCCTGCTGCCCGGCGGCCTCCGCGTCGGCTTCTCCCTGGCCGAGGCGGCGCGCGAACCGCGCTGGGGGCGCATCCCGGTGGCCGCGCGCGACGAGGCCGTGGTGGAATGGCACAGGTCTGGACCACTCCCCCCGTCCTCCGCCGCAGCCCCCGCCGACTCCCGCCCCGCCCCCGCCGACGCCCCGGTGACCACCGCCGTCGACCCCGCGCTGCCCGCCCAGGGCTACCGCCTGCGCACCGGCCCGGACGGGGTGAGCATCCGCCACCGCGACCCGGCCGGGCTCCGCTACGCCCTGCACACCCTCGACCAGCTGCGCGCCTCCCCCGACTTCGGCGGGACGGGCTACGACATCGCGGACCACCCCGACTTCGAGCGCCGCGGCTTCCTGCTCGACATCAGCCGGGACCGCGTGCCCACCCGCCGCACCCTGGCCCGCTGGGTGGAGATCCTCGCCCTGGCCCGCTTCAACCAGTTCGAGCTGTACACCGAGCACACCTACGCCTTCCGCGACCACCGGCAGGTCTGGCAGGACGCGTCCCCGCTCACCGCCGACGACCTGCGCTGGCTCGACGCGCGCTGCACCGCGGCCGGCATCGATCTGGTCGTCAACCAGAACACGTTCGGGCACATGGAACGCTTCCTCGCCCATCCCCCGTACGCGCACCGCGCCGAGAACCCCGACGGCTTCGAGCGCGGCGGCGCCCACCGTCCGCCGAGCACCCTCGCGCCCACGGCCGACAACGCCGCGTTCACCCACGGCCTGCTCACGGAGCTCACCGCACACGTACGCGCCAAGCGCCTGAACATCGGCGCCGACGAGCCGTTCGAGCTGGGCACCGGCCGGTCCCGGGACCGGGCGCGCCGCGACGGCCTGGGCACCGTCTATTTCGACTACGTCACCGCCGTGCTGCGGCCCTGGCTGGACGCCGGGTACACCGTGCAGTTCTGGGCCGACGTGTTCGCGCACCACCCCGAGCTGCTGGACCGGGTGCCGCACGGGGCGGTGCCCGTCGTCTGGCAGTACGACGCGCCGCGGCACGCCGTCGAGGTCATGGACGCCGACGGCGCGGAGGCCGCCGCCTGGCGGCAGCGCGGCACCGAACTGGAGCGCCTGCGCGACGGCTTCGCCGCCCACGGCAGGCTCCTCGGCGACGCCGGACTCCCGTACTGGGTGGCCCCCGGCGCCGGCAACTGGAACGGCGTCCTCGGCCGCCTCGACAACGCCGTGGAGAACATGGCGGACGCCGCCGAGGCGGGCCTCGCCCACGGGGCCTCCGGCTACCTCCTCACCTCCTGGGGCGACAACGGCATGTGGGACGCGCCGTCCGTGGCCTTCGGCCCCGCCGTGTTCGGCGGCGCGGCGAGCTGGTGCCTGGACACGAACCGCGACCTCGACCTCGGCGCCGTCCTCGACGACCACGTGCTGCTCGACGCGGCCGGTCTCGCCGGACGTACGCTGGTGCGCCTGGGCGGGGTGTACCGGCTGCTCGGAGTCCCCCTCCTGAACGGGTCGCCCGTCGCACGGGCACTGTTCCCCGACCCCTCGCTGCCCCTGCCGGACCTGCCCACGCCCGCCGCCCTGGACGCGGCCGCGGCCGCCCTCGCCGAGAGCCGCCGCGACCTGTCCGCCACCGAACCGGCCGCGCAGGACGGCGACATCGTCGTACGCGAACTCCTGCACGCGACCGCCCTCGCGGAGTTCGCCGTGGACGTCCTGCGCGCCCGTACGGCGGCCGGGCCCGGCGCGGACGCCGACGCGATCCCCGCCGCCACGGCCCGCCGGCTGCTGCGCCGCCTGGACCCGCTGCTCACCGAACAGCGCGCGTGCTGGCTGCTGCGCTCGCGGCCCGGCGGCCTCGACGACAGCCTGACGCGGATCGCCCCGCTGCGCCGCCAACTCCTGCGTGCGGCCCACGGCTGA
- a CDS encoding aromatic ring-hydroxylating oxygenase subunit alpha, with protein sequence MNAPLPAPAPAAAPADLVSRRVAGHSLEAPFYVSDEFFRLDIEAVFARSWIFAAAEAELPEPGDYITVDIGPYSVIAVRDDDENVRAFHNVCRHRGARILNDERGSVGNIVCGYHHWTYGVDGTLLHAESQAPGFDPSCFGLRAVHARTVAGLVFLCLAPEPPADFDEFASTVEPYLAPHNLPRAKVAAQTDLVEHANWKLTMENNRECYHCAGHPELQRCYFPLYNFTEDEVPPALRTTFARFRRADAEARATYESLGLPYAAVEELDTRPTGFRIEREPLDMAGESFTYDGTAAVKRLLADFPTARLGHLGLHLQPNAWFHVAADHAVLFSVVPLAADRTLVRTTWLVHADAEEGTDYDLDTLTGVWATTNEQDAVFVARAQRGIGSPAYVPGPYSPTESQVEDFVNWYVSRLKAHLETDVTAERKAERKADRTAELEER encoded by the coding sequence ATGAACGCTCCACTCCCAGCCCCGGCCCCTGCCGCAGCCCCCGCCGACCTCGTGTCCCGCCGCGTGGCCGGCCACAGCCTCGAAGCGCCCTTCTACGTCAGCGACGAGTTCTTCCGCCTCGACATCGAGGCCGTCTTCGCCCGCAGCTGGATCTTCGCCGCCGCCGAGGCCGAACTCCCCGAACCCGGCGACTACATCACGGTGGACATTGGCCCGTACTCCGTCATCGCCGTACGCGACGACGACGAGAACGTACGGGCCTTCCACAACGTGTGCCGGCACCGCGGCGCCCGCATCCTCAACGACGAGCGCGGCTCCGTGGGCAACATCGTCTGCGGCTACCACCACTGGACGTACGGCGTCGACGGCACGCTGCTGCACGCCGAGTCGCAGGCCCCCGGCTTCGACCCGTCCTGCTTCGGGCTGAGGGCCGTACACGCGCGCACCGTCGCCGGGCTCGTCTTCCTCTGCCTCGCCCCGGAACCGCCCGCCGACTTCGACGAGTTCGCCTCCACCGTCGAGCCCTACCTCGCGCCGCACAACCTGCCGCGCGCCAAGGTCGCCGCGCAGACCGACCTCGTGGAGCACGCCAACTGGAAGCTCACGATGGAGAACAACCGGGAGTGCTACCACTGCGCCGGCCATCCCGAGCTCCAGCGCTGCTACTTCCCCCTCTACAACTTCACCGAGGACGAGGTGCCCCCGGCGCTGCGTACGACCTTCGCGCGCTTCCGGCGGGCCGACGCGGAGGCCCGCGCCACGTACGAGTCCCTGGGCCTGCCGTACGCGGCCGTCGAGGAGCTGGACACCCGGCCCACCGGCTTCCGCATCGAGCGCGAACCGCTCGACATGGCCGGGGAGTCCTTCACGTACGACGGCACGGCCGCCGTGAAGCGCCTGCTCGCCGACTTCCCCACGGCACGGCTCGGCCACCTCGGCCTCCATCTGCAGCCCAACGCCTGGTTCCACGTCGCCGCGGACCACGCGGTCCTCTTCTCCGTCGTCCCCCTCGCGGCCGACCGCACCCTCGTACGCACCACCTGGCTCGTCCACGCCGACGCGGAGGAAGGCACCGACTACGACCTGGACACCCTGACCGGCGTCTGGGCCACCACCAACGAACAGGACGCGGTCTTCGTCGCCCGGGCGCAACGCGGCATCGGCAGCCCCGCCTACGTGCCCGGCCCGTACAGCCCGACCGAGTCCCAGGTCGAGGACTTCGTCAACTGGTACGTCAGCCGGCTGAAGGCACACCTGGAGACAGACGTGACGGCGGAGCGGAAGGCAGAGCGGAAGGCAGACCGGACGGCAGAACTGGAGGAACGATGA
- a CDS encoding IclR family transcriptional regulator, with the protein MQSVDRAVSILQVLAVQGPSGVTEIAEALDVHKSTVFRLLATLEARGLVEQGGERGRYRIGYTVVELAGGATKGNDLSLLSRPICEELAEAVGETVNVAVHDGESVISIDQVIGNAAITSIDWVGKRTPLHATSAGKVFLAHMPQDEAAEFLARPLEQFTPHTVTDPALLKEELQAVRERGYGAVSEEHEIGLAALSAPVRSLNGQVIATVTVSGPTFRINDGTIPGLGEQLKAAGDRISWRKGYVRRG; encoded by the coding sequence GTGCAGTCGGTGGACCGGGCCGTGTCGATTCTGCAGGTGCTGGCCGTGCAGGGGCCGTCCGGTGTGACCGAGATCGCCGAGGCACTGGACGTCCACAAGTCGACCGTGTTCCGGCTGCTCGCGACCCTGGAGGCGCGCGGTCTCGTCGAGCAGGGCGGTGAGCGCGGGCGGTACCGCATCGGCTACACCGTGGTGGAGCTGGCGGGCGGGGCGACCAAGGGGAACGACCTGTCGCTCCTGAGCCGGCCGATCTGCGAGGAGCTCGCCGAGGCCGTCGGCGAGACGGTGAACGTCGCCGTCCACGACGGGGAGTCGGTCATCAGCATCGACCAGGTGATCGGGAACGCGGCCATCACCAGCATCGACTGGGTCGGCAAGCGCACGCCCCTGCACGCCACTTCGGCGGGCAAGGTCTTCCTGGCCCACATGCCCCAGGACGAGGCCGCCGAGTTCCTCGCGCGGCCTCTCGAGCAGTTCACTCCACACACCGTCACGGACCCGGCACTCCTCAAGGAGGAGCTGCAGGCCGTACGCGAGCGGGGTTACGGCGCCGTCAGCGAGGAGCACGAGATCGGGCTGGCCGCCCTCTCCGCACCCGTACGGTCCCTGAACGGCCAGGTCATCGCCACCGTGACGGTCTCCGGGCCGACCTTCCGCATCAACGACGGGACGATCCCCGGACTCGGCGAGCAGCTCAAGGCGGCGGGCGACCGGATCTCGTGGCGCAAGGGCTACGTCCGGCGCGGCTGA
- a CDS encoding SDR family oxidoreductase, translating into MTTTKTERIEGAVALVTGANRGLGRHFARQLLERGAARVYAAARRPDTVGLPGTVPLRLDITDDDEVRATAAAAGDVTLLVNNAGISRFTNLVTSELADVRAEMDTNYWGTLAVVRAFAPVLAANGGGAILNVLSAQSWHPYPGTNGYHAAKAAQWALTNGVRTELAAQGTLVTGLHLGAVDTDFSAAYDGPKGDPADTVRAGLDGIEAGAAEVLADEWSARVKRSLAEDPTRLYEEIRAGAV; encoded by the coding sequence ATGACCACAACCAAGACGGAACGCATCGAGGGCGCGGTCGCGCTCGTGACCGGAGCCAACCGGGGGCTGGGCCGCCACTTCGCCCGGCAGCTCCTGGAGCGCGGCGCGGCGCGCGTGTACGCGGCCGCCAGGCGTCCGGATACCGTCGGCCTGCCCGGCACCGTGCCGCTGCGGCTGGACATCACGGACGACGACGAGGTCCGGGCGACGGCCGCCGCGGCGGGCGACGTGACACTTCTGGTGAACAACGCCGGGATCAGCCGCTTCACGAACCTCGTCACCTCCGAACTGGCCGACGTACGCGCGGAGATGGACACCAACTACTGGGGCACGCTGGCCGTCGTCCGCGCGTTCGCCCCGGTCCTCGCGGCGAACGGGGGCGGGGCGATCCTCAACGTGCTGTCCGCGCAGTCCTGGCACCCCTACCCGGGCACGAACGGCTACCACGCCGCCAAGGCGGCCCAGTGGGCGCTGACCAACGGCGTACGGACAGAGCTGGCCGCGCAGGGCACGCTCGTGACCGGCCTGCACCTGGGAGCCGTCGACACCGACTTCAGCGCCGCCTACGACGGCCCCAAGGGCGACCCGGCCGACACCGTCCGCGCCGGCCTGGACGGGATCGAGGCGGGAGCGGCCGAGGTGCTCGCCGACGAGTGGAGCGCGCGCGTCAAGAGGTCACTGGCCGAGGACCCCACCCGCCTGTACGAGGAGATCCGCGCAGGCGCCGTCTGA
- a CDS encoding MerR family transcriptional regulator, translating into MRIGELARRSGVSVRALRYYEEQGLLTPGRSPGGQREYTEDAVGRVRIFRQFYAAGLSSRRIAELLPCIDSGTTTDHQWAMLNAERTRIRREIDQLTATLARLDRLVGAAADRRSDRRT; encoded by the coding sequence ATGCGCATCGGAGAGCTCGCCCGGCGCTCCGGAGTCAGCGTCCGGGCCCTGCGCTACTACGAGGAACAGGGGCTGCTCACCCCCGGCCGCAGCCCCGGCGGCCAGCGCGAGTACACCGAGGACGCCGTCGGCCGGGTCCGCATCTTCCGGCAGTTCTACGCCGCGGGTCTGTCCAGCCGCCGCATCGCCGAACTGCTCCCCTGCATCGACAGCGGCACCACCACCGACCACCAGTGGGCCATGCTCAACGCGGAACGCACCCGCATCAGACGTGAGATCGACCAGCTCACCGCCACACTCGCCCGCCTCGACCGCCTCGTGGGGGCCGCCGCCGACCGCCGCAGCGACCGCCGTACCTGA